From the Paenibacillus tianjinensis genome, the window TAATAATTCAATTATTCCCTGAAGAAACGGAATTACTGGCCCCGAAAGGACGGCAAAGCCGTTTCTTCTTGTATAATTCCGTACAAAAGTGATATTATTTTTAATAATATTCGGTTTTGGCGAGGAGCATTCCGTGAAAAAACTTAAAAGAAGCCAACGTTTGGTTGATATGACCCAATTTTTACTGGAGAAACCGCATGATTTGCTGCCGCTGTCTACATTTGCTGACCGGTACGGAGCAGCGAAATCATCCGTCAGTGAAGATTTGGCTATTATAAAAGAGGTATTTGAGGGCGAAGGTATGGGCGAGCTGCAGACGCTGGCCGGTGCGGCAGGCGGAGTACGTTATATTCCGCGGATGCCCACCGATATGGCCTTAGCATTCGTGAATCACTTGTGCGGAGAACTTGAAAAGAGCGACCGGATTCTGCCTGGCGGCTATCTGTATATGTCAGACCTGCTGGGACTTCCTTCGGTAATGGAACAGGCCGGCAAAATCATTGCAACGGCATTCTACGGCGTGGAGATCGATGTAGTGATGACAGTGGAGACCAAAGGGATTCCGCTTGCGTATGCAACAGCTGCGCAGCTGGGGCTGCCTGTAGTGCTGGTGCGCCGTGACCATCAGGTAACGGAAGGCTCGGCAGTAAGCATTAACTATGTGTCCGGATCCCACAAGAGCATTCACACCATGTCATTGTCGAGACGGGCTTTGCGGGAGAAGTCACGGGTTCTGATCGTGGACGACTTCATGAAGGCCGGCGGCACCGTGCGCGGCATGGTGGATCTGCTCGGGGAGTTCAATGCGGAAGTGGCCGGCGTTGGCGTACTTGTGGAGTCAGGCGCTGTCGAGACGGAAGAACGCCTGCTGCATGACTACGTGTCGCTGGTAAAATTAACCGAGGTGGACTCCAAAGTACGGAGGATTTCAGCGCATCCCGGCAACTATTTTTCCTCTTAGGCAAGACTGTTTACCCAGCTCCAGACTGGGGAGGAAAGTGTCGAAAACATGAGGAACTATTAGAAAACAGCACGAAGTGTGTCGAAATCAATGGTTCTGCAAAAATAATCTTCTTCAACAGTCATTTTTTGGAATCAAAAAGAAGGAATTCGCTTTGCTGTGTGGAATTATACACCAAGTCTCTGATGGAAAAAGGTGGTGAACACACACATGCAAATTACGGATGTCAGACTCCGCCGCGTCAACTCTGAGGGGAGAATGAAAGCAATCGCATCCATTACAATCGATAACGAGTTTGTTGTTCATGACATTCGCGTCATCGATGGTAATAACGGGATGTTCGTTGCAATGCCCAGCAAGCGTACACCGGACGGTGAATTCCGCGACATCGCACACCCGATTTCTTCGGGAACACGCGAGAAGATTCAATCCGCGGTTCTGGCCGAGTACGATCGCGCCGCTACGGAAGAAGAAGAAGTCATCGAAGAGGGAGCATAAGTTAAAGCGCTGTCTCTAATGAACGCCTGCCCTTTGCGGGCGGCGTAAGGTCAAGCCGTTTTCAATTGGGGTTCGAAGAAAAGGGAACCATGGCAGCATGGTTCTCTTTTCTTTTTGCCCGGAATGAGATATATTCAGTAGTGAGCTCAAGAAGTAGGAGGTTGGCATTCTTGAAAAGAATGGCTGTTGTACTTGCTGCAGGTCAAGGCAAGCGCATGAAATCTAAATTATATAAAGTACTGCACCCCGTCTGCGGTAAACCGATGGTAGGGCATGTGCTTGATACCGTAAAAGCGACCGGATGTGATCGCAGGATTGTAGTAGTCGGACACGGCGCAGAGACAGTTAAAGCTTATATAGGCCAGGATGCTGAATATGTGCTGCAGGAAACGCAGCTGGGAACCGGTCATGCTGTGAAGCAGGCCAAGGATCTTCTCGGCGCTGAAGAGGGCACAACGATTGTTATTTGCGGAGATACACCGCTTATTACAGCCGAAACGCTTGAAGGACTGATGGCGCTGCATGAAGGACAGCAGGCGGCAGCAACGATATTGACTGCTGTGATGGACCAGCCTGCAGGCTATGGACGGATTATCCGCGGTGAAGACGGCGGTGTGCTGAAGATTGTTGAACAGAAGGACTGCAATGCGGAAGAAGCTGCAGTAAACGAGATCAATACAGGTACCTATTGTTTTGATAACGCCAAGCTGTTTGCCGCACTTGAGCAGGTTAAGAACAATAACAACCAGCAGGAATACTATTTAACCGATTGTATCGGCATACTCCGGGCACAGGGTGATATCGTACTAGGATATCAGGCTCATGACGCTGCGGAGTCTATTGGCGTTAACGACCGGCTGGCCCTGTCCGAGGTAGAGGGGCACATGCGCCAGCGGATCAACAAGACTCATATGCTTAACGGGGTAACGATCATTGATCCTGCCTCCACCTATATTGAGGCTGATGTTGTCATTGGAGCAGATACGATTCTTTATCCGGCAACGCTGCTTAAAGGCAAGACCGTCATCGGGGAGAATTGCGTCATCGGGCCTTCCAGTGAAATCGAGGACTGCACGATTATGGACGGAGCTGCAGTGAAGCATTCTGTGCTGAGCCAGGCAACCGTCGGCGCACGGACATCCGTTGGGCCATTCGCCTATTTGCGTCCAGGCACGGTGCTTGGGGAAGAAGTCAAAATCGGCGATTTCGTCGAGGTCAAGAATGCCACGATTGGTGACGGCTCGAAGGTATCGCATTTAAGCTATATCGGCGATGCTTCAGTCGGTAAGAACGTTAATGTCGGCTGCGGTGCCATTACCGCCAATTACGACGGATTCAATAAAGCTAAGACAACGATAGAAGATGACGCCTTTATCGGCAGCAATGTCAATCTGATTGCCCCGGTAACGGTCGGCAAGGGTGCTTTTGTTGTAGCGGGGTCAACCATCACACGTTCTGTTTCGGAGAATGATTTGGCTGTAGCCAGAGTAAGACAGGAGAACAAGCCGGGATATGCGGAGAAGATCCGTGCCCGCGCTAAAGCAAAGAAAGACCAGCTTTAGTCCATCGTAAAGGCCAATGCCAAAGCGCCGGATGAAGCTGAAGTTTTAAGCGCCGGCGCTGCTTGGAAGTTAAATTCCGTCACGGAGGGTTTATATTTTATGACTTATTGCGATTCCAAATTAAAGATTTTTACCTGCAACTCTAATCCTAAGCTGGCCAGTCAAATTGCCGATTATATCGGCATTCCGATGGGTGAGTCCCACACCACGAGCTTTAGTGACGGAGAAATTCAGGTCAAGCTTTCGGAAAGTGTCCGGGGCTGTCATGTCTACATTGTTCAATCCACCTGTGGCCCGGTCAATGATAACCTGATGGAGCTTCTGGTTATGGTAGATGCGCTCAAACGTGCCTCAGCCAAGAGCATCAACGTGGTTATTCCTTACTACGGATATGCCCGTCAGGACCGTAAGGCACGCTCCCGTGATCCGATTACGGCCAAGCTGGTAGCGAACCTGATTGAGAAGGCAGGCGCGCACCGTGTCATTACTATGGACCTTCATGCGATGCAGATTCAGGGCTTCTTTGATATTCCGGTGGATCATCTGCTGGGTGTTCCGATTCTGGCCCAGTACTTCCGCTCCAAACAGATACAGAACCCGGTTGTAGTATCGCCGGACCATGGCGGTGTAGTGCGGGCAAGAAAGCTTGCCGACTTCCTTAACGCCCCGCTGGCGATTATCGACAAGCGCCGCCCGGAGCCGAATGTCAGCGAAGTAATGAATATCATCGGTAACATCGAAGGCAAGACGGCAATTCTGATCGATGACATTATCGACACAGCCGGTACAATTGTACTGGGGGCAAATGCCCTGATGGAAGGCGGCGTAAAGGAAGTGTACGCTTGCTGTACCCACCCTGTATTGTCCGGCCCTGCGCATGAACGTCTGGAGAACTCTCCAATCAAAGAAATTATCGTGACGGATACGATTCCGATCCGCAGCGCCAATCCAACCTCCAAACTAAAGGTGTTGTCCGTGGCTCCACTGATGGGCGAGGCGATCATTCGCGTTCACGAGGAATTGTCAATCAGTAAACTGTTCGAGATCGAATAGGACAGGCAAGCACGCTTTGAATACGGGTGCTTCGCAGAGGCACTTTTCATATCAAAAAAAGGGTTACACCTCCGATCATGGAAGATGTAACCCTTGTCGGCGTATGCCGGCCCCTAGTACCCCGGACGGGAGATAAAGGTGAACAGGCCGCGGTTGTAAAGAGTGCCTTGCAATTCTACAAAACCCTCGTCCACGGCTGTCACTACACCGATAGCCACGAACATGTCGTCCTTGTAGATTTCGACAGGCACAGCATACTGAATGTGATACTGGAAATGGCGCTGAAGCGTTAAGATATCGCCCTGATGTGGCATCGTTCATCACCTGTCTCTGGAGTATATAAAACTTATTGTACCAAAAACGTAACTCTTCTGCTAAGAGAGCGGATGGAAAGGATCGGCCGATCATGAAATGGATTGTTGGACTCGGGAATCCGGGAACGCAATATGCCAAAACAAGGCATAACGTCGGATTTATGGCGCTCGACGAGCTCGCAGCCCGGAATGGGATTACCTTTAACCAGAACAAATGCAAATCCGTAATTGGTGAAGGGGTCATCGGCGGGGTCAAAACCGTTTTGATTAAGCCCATGACTTTTATGAACCTGTCCGGAGAAGCAGTACGCGCCTATATGGAATATTATAAAGTAACGCTGGAGGACCTGATTGTGGTGTATGATGATCTGGATACCGAAATTGGCAAGATCCGGCTGCGGTATCAAGGCAGCGCCGGCGGCCACAACGGAATCAAATCAATCATCCAGCGTACAGGCACCCAAACCTTCAACCGGGTGCGGATGGGCATTTCCCGTCCTGAGCCGGGTTTTGCTATAGTGGATTATGTGCTGTCTACCTTTCCGAAGAAGGATGGAGATAAGCTGAAGACGATGATTCTGGATACATGCGATGCCCTGGAGTTCAGTCTCCAGCATACATTTGAACAGACGATGGCCAAATTCAACGGCTAATGGATGGAAGGCCCCGGCTCACGATTCCAGGCTAAACGCGCTCGGGCCGGGGCATACTGAAGGGTATATACTACCTTCAGGAGGCATATAGATGGCAATACACTACGTGTGCAGGCACTGCCGGACATTTCTGGGAAGCATCGACAGAAGCAGTACTACAGAAATGCAGCTGGGCCTTCACTCCTTAACCCCTGCGGAACGCAGAGATATCATAGCGTATGATTCAGACGGCGAAATCACGGTAAAGGTAACTTGCGATTATTGCAAGCAAGCCTTGGATAACAATCCCGAGCTCAGCCTGCTGTCCAGTCCGCTTCAGTAAGGTGGAAGCGCCTGTCTCTGTCGTCATCCGCAAGCCTTGGCTTTACGCTGAGGCTTGTTTTCGATTCCAATCATAATAGGTGACGGTGATTTCATAATCACCGTCAGCCTGTTCAGTAAGAGAGGTGTCTTTAGTTGTTACACGGTCTTATAGAAGCATTCTCCAAAGATCCTGATTTCCAATCTGTCACCCGTGGTGTCGCTGCAGGCATGAAGGAGCAGCTCATTTCGGGATTGTCCGGCTCGGCCAGACAAATTATGCTGGCGGCGCTGCATGAAGAGACTGCACGCCCGCTGCTCGTAGTGACCCATAATATGTTCTCAGCCCAGAAGATGGCTGAGGACTTGCAGGAAGCGCTTTCTCCTGATCGCGTGCTGCTATACCCTGCCAATGAGCTGGTAGCCGCTGAAGCAGCGGTATCCAGTCCGGAGACGCTTGCCCAGCGGATCGATGTGCTGACCAAATGCGCGCAAGGCTTCCGTGGTATTGTCGTGGTTCCTTACTCCGGCGTCCGCCGTCTGCTTCCCTCGCCGCATGTGATGGCCGAAGCCCAGCTGACCATTTCGCAGGATGGGACCCTCTCTCTGGAGGATTTCCTGATATCCATGATCGGGATGGGATATGAACGGGTAGAGCGGGTTGAGAACCGCGGCGAGCTTAGCGTACGGGGCGGCATCATCGACTTTTATCCGATGACCTCTGCTTTGGCTTACCGGGTGGAGCTGTTCGATGATGAGGTGGACTCCATCCGGACCTTTGACCCGGCAGATCAGCGTTCCATTGACAAGGTTCGCGGTGTGAAGATTACACCTGCCAAAGAGATTATTGCCGAGCGGTCCCGTCTGGAGTCGGCGGCTTCAGCGGCTGCGGACATGCTGGAACGCCAGCTGGAGAAGATGACCGACCGGCAGGCCAAGCTGCGTCTGCGTGAGGAAATGGGCCGTGAGCTGGAGATGCTGCGGGAAGGCACTTATTTTCCTGAAATCTATAAATATATTAGTCTCTTATATCCTGAACGTACTCATTTATATGATTACATGGCGCAGGATACGCTGCTGGTGCTGGATGAGCCTGCAAGACTGCTGGAGACTGCGAAACAGCTGGAACGCGATGAGTCTGAATGGAACCTGCATCTGCTGCAGAACGGCAAGAATCTGCCGGACCTCCATCTCTCTGTGGACAATGATGTAATTATGTACCGCCGGCCGTTCCAGAGCCTGTTTATGTCGATCTTTTTGCGTCAGGTTCCCCATATCCAGCCCCAGAACATCCTTGGCTTCATCAGCCGCGGCATGCAGGATTTCCATGGACAGATGAATGTACTGAAATCCGAGATGGAGCGCTGGCATAAATCAGGTGTACAGGTAGTGATGCTTGCGAGCAGTGAGGAAAGGATGGAACGGGTCCGCCGGGTGCTTGATGACTACGGTATTGAGGAGCCTACGTTGCTGCAAGGTAACCTGGGGTCCGGCTTCGAGCTGCCTTCCATCCATCTGGCGGTAATTACCGAAGGGGAAATGTTCTCCCAGAAGCAGCGCAAAGCGCGCAAGGTGTCCAAAGGAATCGACAATGCCGAGCGGATTAAGAGCTACACTGAGCTTAAAATCGGTGATTATGTCGTTCATCAGAATCACGGGATCGGCAAATACATGGGGATCGGTACGCTCGAGGTCAGCGGCATTCACCGTGATTATATGCATATTATGTATGCCGGCGGTGACAAGCTGTCTGTGCCGATTGAACAAATTGATCTGATCCAGAAATATGTCGGTTCGGAGGACAAAGAGCCGAAGGTCTATAAGCTGGGCGGTAACGAATGGACGAGAGTTACGAGCAAGGTACGCTCCTCTGTGCAGGATATCGCGGATGATTTGATTAAGCTCTACGCGGAGAGGCAGAGTGCGCTTGGCTACGGATTCGAGAAGGACACCCAGGAACAGCGCGAATTCGAGGAAATGTTCCCTTATGAAGAGACGCGTGACCAGCTCCGGGCGATTGAGGAAATCAAGAAGGACATGGAGCAGAACCGTCCAATGGACCGGCTGCTGTGCGGTGACGTAGGATACGGCAAGACTGAAGTGGCGATACGTGCCGCATTCAAATCTGCGATTGAAGGCAAGCAGGTGGCTGTTCTTGTACCGACCACCATTTTGGCACAGCAGCATTACGAGACGTTCCGGGAACGGTTCGCCAATTATCCGCTGAACATTCAGGTGCTCAGCCGGTTCCGCAGCCGTAAGGAGCAGAATGAGACGATCAAGGGCGTGCGGCAGGGAACCGTGGACGTCGTCATCGGGACACACCGGCTGCTGTCACAGGATATGGTCTTCAAGGATCTCGGCCTGCTGATTGTGGATGAAGAGCAAAGATTCGGTGTAACCCATAAAGAAAAGCTCAAAAAGCTGAAGACGAATGTGGATGTTCTCACCCTCACAGCAACACCGATTCCGCGTACGCTGCATATGTCCATGCTCGGGGTGCGGGATTTGTCAGTCATTGAGACTCCACCAGAGAACCGCTTTCCCGTACAAACGTATGTGGTAGAGCATAGCCAGACGCTTACGCGTGAGGCGGTGGAGCGTGAGCTGGCCCGCGGCGGTCAGGTTTATTATCTGTACAACCGTGTACAGGGCATTCAGGAGATGGCTGCACAGATTTCTATGCTTGTTCCGGAAGCGCGGGTGGGCATCGGCCATGGCCAGATGTCAGAGTCGGAGCTGGAGAAAACGATACTTGATTTCCTTGACGGGGAATATGATGTGCTTGTCAGTACGAGCATTATTGAGACCGGGGTAGATATCCCTAACGTCAATACACTGATTGTGCATGATGCCGATAAAATGGGGCTGTCCCAGCTGTATCAGCTGCGCGGACGGGTGGGCCGTTCCAACCGGATTGCCTATGCCTACTTCACCTACCAGCGGGATAAAGTACTGACAGAAGTAGCGGAAAAACGCCTGCAATCGATCAAGGAATTTACGGAGCTGGGTTCCGGCTTCAAAATAGCTATGCGTGACTTGTCCATCCGCGGTGCCGGAAATCTGCTTGGCGCAGAGCAGCACGGATTCATTGCCTCTGTCGGATTCGATCTGTATTCGCAAATGCTGGCTGAAGAAATCCGTAAGCGGAAGGTTACGGTGCTTGGGGAAGAGGATACTTCGCTCAAGCAGGGCAACACCATCATTGATTTGTCGATTGACGCCTATCTGCCGTCCGAGTATATTTACGACAGCATTCAGAAGATTGAAATTTATAAAAAAGTTGCAGCGGTAGCCACCTTTGAGGATGCTGGCGAGCTGGAGGATGAGCTGCTTGACCGGTTCGGCGAATTACCAGAGGCGGTGATTAATCTGCTGTCGGTAGCACGCCTTAAGGTATACGGTAAACTTTACGGCATGGAATCTATGGTTCGGCGCGGCGACGAGGTTGCACTCAATTTCCATGAAGGCAGCACGGCGGCGTTTGACACGGCAAAACTCGCGAAAGTTGGAAATAGCTTCGAAAGACGTGTACAATTTGATAGAGATGCCAAAGCAGGCATCCGCATTAAAGCTAAGGATCTCAGTGACAAAGAGCTGCTTGATCTGCTGGAACAGTTTCTGGCGGCAGCGAAACAGTCGTTAAAATCGAAGGGAGAACTACACAATGTCGTTAAATAAAACAAAATCCTGGAAAGTGCTGCTGGTGTCATTAGCCGCGGCCGTTTCCTTCTCTATGCTATCTGCCTGCAGCAGCAATAATAACAACAATAGCGCTGCTGAAGATAACAGCAAGGCTGTAGCAACCTATAAAGACGGAACAATCACCGAGAAGGAATTCGATCTGGATACCCGTGTTATGAAGTTCCTGTCTCCGCAGCAGGCACAGTATCTGGAAATTGACGCCTTTAAGGAGTCGATTCTGAAGCAGGAGGTTGCATTCGAATATCTGGCCGGTAAAGCGACGGATGAAGCAAAGACCCAGGCGGAGAAAGAAGCAGAAGTGCAGGTGACTTCGCTCAAGACCGCGCTTGGTGACACCTATGAAAGCTCGCTGAAGGAGCAGAATTTGACCGAAGCTGAGATCCGTACGTATATGGTGCGTGTGCTTACCGTATATCAGGACATGCTGCTCAAAATTACCGACGATCAGGTAAAGGCTGAATTTGAAGCGACCAAAGGCGATTTCACGGTGGCGACACTGCGCCACGTGCTGATCGGGCTGACCGATGCCGCCGGTAAAGAGCGGACGGATGAAGATGCACTGAAGCTGGCTAAAGAAGTAAAGGCCAAGCTTGACGGCGGTGCCGATTTTGCCGCAGTTGCCAAAGAGTTCTCCGATGACACTGCTTCGAAGGACAAGGGGGGCGAATATAAGGATGCTACCCTGGGTACTTATGTAGAAGAGTTCAAGAAGGCCGCGCAAACCCTGCCGCTGAACACCATCAGTGATCCGGTGAAGACAAGCTATGGTTATCACATTATGAAAGTGGAATCACGTACAGAGACCACCTTCGACAAGCTGACCGACGAGCAGAAGGAAACCGTCAAGAGCACGCTGGCTTCCAAGAATCTTGAATCCTTCCTGGACAAGGATCTCGAATCGCTTGATATCAAGATCGATCTGCCTAAGAGCTCTGCCGCTGCAGATGAAACCGGATCAACCAATAGCGGAACTAAGGCTACTGAAGCTCCAAGTGCATCACCGGCTGCCACAGAAGCCGCTGAATAACCAAATAAAGAACAGACAAGCCATCCTGACGCTTCCAAGCGAGGGATGGTTTTTTTGTTATCTCCAGTTGGTATAATTTAGTGGAAACAGGCGCATCCTTGGAACAAATATCCGGTAGCCGCGAGGATTTGGATATTATATTTTATGCAGGCCTTAGCATGTATAAGGAACTGGGAAGAGATGAATACTATGGTCAGATATTACGATAAATCACTGGGATTATCCTTTCCCATAATGGACAGTAGTTGGACCATACTTCTTAAGAAAGCGGGGCAACATGTGAAATGAAAGCTACTGGTATTGTTCGCCGTATTGATGACCTCGGCCGAGTTGTTATCCCTAAAGAGATTAGACGCACTCTGCGTATCCGTGAAGGCGATCCGCTGGAAATCTTCGTCGATCGTGACGGTGAAGTCATACTGAAGAAATATTCCCCGATCGGGGAGCTCGGCGATTTCGCCAAGGAATATGCGGAATCCCTCTTTGAAGGCACCGGACATATCACAATGATTACTGACCGTGACAGCTTCATCGCCCTTGCCGGCGGCTCCAAAAAAGATTACCTGGAAAAACAAGTAGGAGTGCTGCTCGA encodes:
- a CDS encoding ribose-phosphate diphosphokinase is translated as MTYCDSKLKIFTCNSNPKLASQIADYIGIPMGESHTTSFSDGEIQVKLSESVRGCHVYIVQSTCGPVNDNLMELLVMVDALKRASAKSINVVIPYYGYARQDRKARSRDPITAKLVANLIEKAGAHRVITMDLHAMQIQGFFDIPVDHLLGVPILAQYFRSKQIQNPVVVSPDHGGVVRARKLADFLNAPLAIIDKRRPEPNVSEVMNIIGNIEGKTAILIDDIIDTAGTIVLGANALMEGGVKEVYACCTHPVLSGPAHERLENSPIKEIIVTDTIPIRSANPTSKLKVLSVAPLMGEAIIRVHEELSISKLFEIE
- the spoVT gene encoding stage V sporulation protein T; this encodes MKATGIVRRIDDLGRVVIPKEIRRTLRIREGDPLEIFVDRDGEVILKKYSPIGELGDFAKEYAESLFEGTGHITMITDRDSFIALAGGSKKDYLEKQVGVLLEKVMESRKTVLETNAGNYDIGKDHAEMLSSYVAAPIISGGDPIGCVVLLNKDDSVKMAQMEVKMAETAAAFLGKQMEQ
- the mfd gene encoding transcription-repair coupling factor, producing the protein MLHGLIEAFSKDPDFQSVTRGVAAGMKEQLISGLSGSARQIMLAALHEETARPLLVVTHNMFSAQKMAEDLQEALSPDRVLLYPANELVAAEAAVSSPETLAQRIDVLTKCAQGFRGIVVVPYSGVRRLLPSPHVMAEAQLTISQDGTLSLEDFLISMIGMGYERVERVENRGELSVRGGIIDFYPMTSALAYRVELFDDEVDSIRTFDPADQRSIDKVRGVKITPAKEIIAERSRLESAASAAADMLERQLEKMTDRQAKLRLREEMGRELEMLREGTYFPEIYKYISLLYPERTHLYDYMAQDTLLVLDEPARLLETAKQLERDESEWNLHLLQNGKNLPDLHLSVDNDVIMYRRPFQSLFMSIFLRQVPHIQPQNILGFISRGMQDFHGQMNVLKSEMERWHKSGVQVVMLASSEERMERVRRVLDDYGIEEPTLLQGNLGSGFELPSIHLAVITEGEMFSQKQRKARKVSKGIDNAERIKSYTELKIGDYVVHQNHGIGKYMGIGTLEVSGIHRDYMHIMYAGGDKLSVPIEQIDLIQKYVGSEDKEPKVYKLGGNEWTRVTSKVRSSVQDIADDLIKLYAERQSALGYGFEKDTQEQREFEEMFPYEETRDQLRAIEEIKKDMEQNRPMDRLLCGDVGYGKTEVAIRAAFKSAIEGKQVAVLVPTTILAQQHYETFRERFANYPLNIQVLSRFRSRKEQNETIKGVRQGTVDVVIGTHRLLSQDMVFKDLGLLIVDEEQRFGVTHKEKLKKLKTNVDVLTLTATPIPRTLHMSMLGVRDLSVIETPPENRFPVQTYVVEHSQTLTREAVERELARGGQVYYLYNRVQGIQEMAAQISMLVPEARVGIGHGQMSESELEKTILDFLDGEYDVLVSTSIIETGVDIPNVNTLIVHDADKMGLSQLYQLRGRVGRSNRIAYAYFTYQRDKVLTEVAEKRLQSIKEFTELGSGFKIAMRDLSIRGAGNLLGAEQHGFIASVGFDLYSQMLAEEIRKRKVTVLGEEDTSLKQGNTIIDLSIDAYLPSEYIYDSIQKIEIYKKVAAVATFEDAGELEDELLDRFGELPEAVINLLSVARLKVYGKLYGMESMVRRGDEVALNFHEGSTAAFDTAKLAKVGNSFERRVQFDRDAKAGIRIKAKDLSDKELLDLLEQFLAAAKQSLKSKGELHNVVK
- the glmU gene encoding bifunctional UDP-N-acetylglucosamine diphosphorylase/glucosamine-1-phosphate N-acetyltransferase GlmU gives rise to the protein MKRMAVVLAAGQGKRMKSKLYKVLHPVCGKPMVGHVLDTVKATGCDRRIVVVGHGAETVKAYIGQDAEYVLQETQLGTGHAVKQAKDLLGAEEGTTIVICGDTPLITAETLEGLMALHEGQQAAATILTAVMDQPAGYGRIIRGEDGGVLKIVEQKDCNAEEAAVNEINTGTYCFDNAKLFAALEQVKNNNNQQEYYLTDCIGILRAQGDIVLGYQAHDAAESIGVNDRLALSEVEGHMRQRINKTHMLNGVTIIDPASTYIEADVVIGADTILYPATLLKGKTVIGENCVIGPSSEIEDCTIMDGAAVKHSVLSQATVGARTSVGPFAYLRPGTVLGEEVKIGDFVEVKNATIGDGSKVSHLSYIGDASVGKNVNVGCGAITANYDGFNKAKTTIEDDAFIGSNVNLIAPVTVGKGAFVVAGSTITRSVSENDLAVARVRQENKPGYAEKIRARAKAKKDQL
- the purR gene encoding pur operon repressor, which encodes MKKLKRSQRLVDMTQFLLEKPHDLLPLSTFADRYGAAKSSVSEDLAIIKEVFEGEGMGELQTLAGAAGGVRYIPRMPTDMALAFVNHLCGELEKSDRILPGGYLYMSDLLGLPSVMEQAGKIIATAFYGVEIDVVMTVETKGIPLAYATAAQLGLPVVLVRRDHQVTEGSAVSINYVSGSHKSIHTMSLSRRALREKSRVLIVDDFMKAGGTVRGMVDLLGEFNAEVAGVGVLVESGAVETEERLLHDYVSLVKLTEVDSKVRRISAHPGNYFSS
- a CDS encoding peptidylprolyl isomerase yields the protein MSLNKTKSWKVLLVSLAAAVSFSMLSACSSNNNNNSAAEDNSKAVATYKDGTITEKEFDLDTRVMKFLSPQQAQYLEIDAFKESILKQEVAFEYLAGKATDEAKTQAEKEAEVQVTSLKTALGDTYESSLKEQNLTEAEIRTYMVRVLTVYQDMLLKITDDQVKAEFEATKGDFTVATLRHVLIGLTDAAGKERTDEDALKLAKEVKAKLDGGADFAAVAKEFSDDTASKDKGGEYKDATLGTYVEEFKKAAQTLPLNTISDPVKTSYGYHIMKVESRTETTFDKLTDEQKETVKSTLASKNLESFLDKDLESLDIKIDLPKSSAAADETGSTNSGTKATEAPSASPAATEAAE
- a CDS encoding anti-sigma-F factor Fin family protein gives rise to the protein MAIHYVCRHCRTFLGSIDRSSTTEMQLGLHSLTPAERRDIIAYDSDGEITVKVTCDYCKQALDNNPELSLLSSPLQ
- the spoVG gene encoding septation regulator SpoVG, giving the protein MQITDVRLRRVNSEGRMKAIASITIDNEFVVHDIRVIDGNNGMFVAMPSKRTPDGEFRDIAHPISSGTREKIQSAVLAEYDRAATEEEEVIEEGA
- the pth gene encoding aminoacyl-tRNA hydrolase — encoded protein: MKWIVGLGNPGTQYAKTRHNVGFMALDELAARNGITFNQNKCKSVIGEGVIGGVKTVLIKPMTFMNLSGEAVRAYMEYYKVTLEDLIVVYDDLDTEIGKIRLRYQGSAGGHNGIKSIIQRTGTQTFNRVRMGISRPEPGFAIVDYVLSTFPKKDGDKLKTMILDTCDALEFSLQHTFEQTMAKFNG